The genomic interval CATCTCCGCCGAGATTGCCCATAATTGGTAACCTTCACCAGATCGGAGAACCCGTTGACCGTTCCCTAAGAGACCTCTCTCAAAAGTACGGCCCACTCATGCTCTTACACTTTGGCAGCGTCCCCACTGTGGTCGTTTCGTCTCCAGACATGGTAAAAGAAATCGCCAAAAAACATGATGTTGTTTTCTCTGACCGGTTCAATACCAGAGCTTCAGACATCCTTTTCTACGGTGGAAAAGACATCGTCTTTGCTTCTTACGGCAACAACTGGCGTCAAGCTAGGAAGCTCTGCGTCCAGGAAATGCTAAGCTCCAAAAGGGTTCTCTCCTTCCAATCAATACGAGAAGAAGAAGTGTCATCGTTGGTGAGTAAAATACGCCAAGTTTGTCTTAACGGTGACGATGGTGCCGTTAACATGTGCGAGATGCTTATAAGGACATCGAACAACATAATGTCGAGGTGTATACTCGGACGATGTTACAGTTGTGAAGAGAAAGAATATCAAGAAGAAGAAGGTAATAAGGTGATCTTTTGTGAGACATTGATGAAAAAAGTTATAACGCAACTTACAGCGTTCAGAGTTGGAGATTTCTTCCCCTGTTTTAAATGGGTGGAGGAAGTTCGTGGGTTTATGAGAAGCTTGAAATTTACTTTGGGTGAATTGGATACCTTTTACAATCAAGTATTTGAAGAGCGGAAAGCTATGAAAGCAAGTGAGAATGGTGTTAAAGACTTTGTGGATATACTTCTACAACTCCAAAAggataatatgtttaatatggatCTCACTGATGATCGTTTGAAAGCTATCGTGCAGGTCCTCCCTCCTCCCCTTAATTATCTCATCTCATCTCTctcaaaattatattatattttattttcaattattacTACATATTTTAAGCAAAGTTAAAAGAAAGATCGACATCGcgtgaaaatttaaaaactattaattcaaatctaaTAAAATATGGTGTTCTAAAAAAGATTGACAATccctttaaaataataataataataataataataataataataataataataaggtcattttttatttttacacttctaaagatttatttttttgtatttttacgaaattctatatattgcaactagcgctacaacctaaattgcaacagaaaatcgtacagaaactcctattgcaactagcgctgcaaccactttagaaactcaaaccgtaaatttaaaaaaaaagttaaaaaaataatatttgaggTAAttctcctaataataataataaaaacagatTGAcaaatgaattttgaaaaagaaaataaatcttCATTTCTTTATTGTCTATATGTTAGTGTGGTATGTAACTAAGAATATGACATACTAAACTAAAAAGTTCATGTTAGCTCTTCTCCAATAGAGCTCTAAAAAATATAgtgtattgttatattttagcatacttaaaaatacttttttttgtcTAAGATGCTTTTAGATATTTTACATATAATTTATAAGATGTTTTTACGGCACACCTAAGTGTATCCATGCACTCTTTTTGTGTTTTTGATATctaaatagttataattttaattgttttttatatgatcgtgtatattatagttatttgagatattttgtaaaattttaataaattcacaATAATTTACAATACAGAAGGTATAGTTTAatcaatttgtttattttaggcTGTATAAAATAAACAAGACACACATGCAATAGACAATGTGAATCTTAATTTTTGTAcgttaaattattttgaatttttcaaaaatttacaaagtatATATCTT from Cannabis sativa cultivar Pink pepper isolate KNU-18-1 chromosome 4, ASM2916894v1, whole genome shotgun sequence carries:
- the LOC115714950 gene encoding phenylacetaldehyde oxime monooxygenase CYP71AN24 — translated: MQRDNYVYLSWQEDLPIFLSLITLLLSILFLIYKSFSGTKQVNLPPSPPRLPIIGNLHQIGEPVDRSLRDLSQKYGPLMLLHFGSVPTVVVSSPDMVKEIAKKHDVVFSDRFNTRASDILFYGGKDIVFASYGNNWRQARKLCVQEMLSSKRVLSFQSIREEEVSSLVSKIRQVCLNGDDGAVNMCEMLIRTSNNIMSRCILGRCYSCEEKEYQEEEGNKVIFCETLMKKVITQLTAFRVGDFFPCFKWVEEVRGFMRSLKFTLGELDTFYNQVFEERKAMKASENGVKDFVDILLQLQKDNMFNMDLTDDRLKAIVQNMFFGGIDTTSTTSEWIMAELMRNPRVMKKTQEEVRRIMVDKGRVDINELDKLDYFKCVVKETLRLHPPVPLLVPRKTAEVVQIGDGRYTIAAGTKVIINAWAIQRDPNSWDQPDEFIPERFENSPVDYYKGGQEYFHFIPFGFGRRKCPGIMFGTVAVEYLMANLLYWFDWKLNINEDVDMSEAYGITVGLKVPLFLVPIPYSP